One Legionella lansingensis genomic region harbors:
- the recR gene encoding recombination mediator RecR translates to MDVMSRLVDALRCLPGIGPKSAQRMAFHLLQHQRQRGLHLASCLEEAMQTLHHCKRCNNYTEFELCKLCQNSARDLQTLCIVETPADVAAVEQSNAFNGSYYVLMGKISPLDGLGPDDIGLPKLRTLVIEESIKEVILALSPTVEGQTTVHFIYDLLSDQPIRISQLAHGIPSGGELEFLDGNTIGNALRNRATVNV, encoded by the coding sequence ATGGATGTCATGAGTCGCTTGGTGGATGCTCTACGTTGTTTGCCTGGAATTGGTCCAAAATCAGCACAACGAATGGCGTTTCATTTATTGCAACATCAACGCCAACGTGGCCTGCATTTGGCTTCTTGTTTGGAAGAAGCCATGCAAACCCTTCATCATTGTAAACGTTGTAATAACTACACTGAGTTTGAGTTATGCAAGCTCTGTCAAAATTCAGCTCGTGATTTACAAACCTTATGTATTGTCGAAACACCGGCTGACGTCGCAGCGGTTGAACAAAGTAACGCTTTTAATGGTAGTTACTATGTACTCATGGGAAAAATTTCCCCGCTGGATGGTTTAGGGCCCGATGACATAGGATTGCCAAAATTGCGAACACTTGTTATCGAGGAAAGCATCAAAGAAGTGATTTTAGCGTTGAGTCCCACTGTGGAAGGGCAAACAACTGTCCATTTTATATATGATTTGCTAAGTGATCAGCCTATTCGTATCAGTCAATTAGCGCATGGTATTCCTTCTGGAGGGGAACTAGAATTTCTAGATGGCAACACCATAGGTAACGCTTTGCGAAATCGAGCTACCGTGAATGTATAA
- a CDS encoding YbaB/EbfC family nucleoid-associated protein has protein sequence MDINQNLGNIMKEAQKMQQRMQEAQKQLSELVVKGVSGGGLVEVEMNGRHEVNKVKISPSLMDEEVEMMEDLVMAAYNDAARKVEQASKQKISELTAGLNIPTDFMKEDEKE, from the coding sequence ATGGATATCAATCAAAATCTTGGCAACATAATGAAAGAAGCACAAAAGATGCAACAACGCATGCAAGAGGCTCAAAAACAATTAAGCGAGCTTGTTGTGAAAGGTGTTTCTGGTGGTGGCTTAGTTGAAGTCGAAATGAATGGCCGTCATGAAGTCAATAAAGTTAAGATCAGCCCTTCCTTAATGGATGAAGAGGTTGAAATGATGGAAGACTTAGTCATGGCAGCTTACAATGATGCCGCACGAAAAGTTGAACAGGCATCCAAGCAAAAAATCAGTGAATTAACAGCAGGACTTAACATTCCTACTGATTTTATGAAAGAAGACGAGAAGGAATAA
- the dnaX gene encoding DNA polymerase III subunit gamma/tau: MSYLALARKWRPRTFSQLVGQEYTTKALINSLNQQRLHHAYLFTGTRGVGKTSVARLLAKALNCEQGIRAEPCLQCEACVAIEQGRFIDLIEIDGASRTRVEDTRELLENVQYAPTTGRFKIYLIDEVHMLSQHSFNALLKTLEEPPAHVKFLLATTDPQKLPVTVLSRCLQFYLKHLSAELIHQHLQHILNEEKVAFEAEALDILARAAKGSMRDALSLLDQAIASCNNDLNAQEVKSILGYTHQDYAIQLLHSLAVLNPQQLIQICRQIAAEGGHFRYVLDELLNHLHQLTICQHLSDDNPLINIEPQIKVLANQFSPEDIQLFYQIGIKGSEEMHLAPTLAIGFEMVLLRMLTFRPAPAADKPMLTYEMIKNTKPMEQNSVNSSSPGVSDPVNQTNVSMQEQPEVNLIATEEKENTLAKVLDWGQVLSQLNLTGIAQNAAENAELIEKSGRNIILRVAKGHRSLFTPAVTGRIEQALTTYFKETIKIALNSDEAVYSSPAQQKQILQNQRQQEAEVSLQQDPFFQQLKQEFAAELVKNSIAPVKDEL, translated from the coding sequence ATGAGCTATTTGGCACTAGCACGTAAATGGCGACCACGTACGTTTTCACAACTGGTTGGCCAAGAATATACTACTAAAGCATTAATCAATTCGCTCAATCAGCAGCGACTGCATCACGCCTATCTTTTTACTGGGACTCGTGGAGTCGGTAAAACCAGCGTTGCTCGTCTTTTAGCAAAAGCTTTGAATTGTGAGCAAGGTATTCGTGCTGAACCTTGCCTTCAATGTGAAGCATGTGTAGCTATAGAGCAAGGGCGTTTTATCGATTTAATTGAAATTGATGGAGCATCAAGAACGCGCGTGGAAGATACGCGTGAGCTATTGGAAAATGTACAATATGCGCCAACAACCGGACGTTTTAAAATTTATCTAATTGATGAAGTACACATGCTATCCCAACATAGCTTCAATGCCTTATTAAAAACATTGGAAGAACCACCTGCTCACGTTAAATTTTTATTGGCAACCACTGACCCACAAAAATTACCAGTGACTGTGCTTTCACGCTGCTTGCAATTTTATCTCAAGCATTTATCAGCAGAATTAATTCATCAACACTTGCAACATATTCTTAATGAAGAAAAAGTGGCTTTTGAGGCAGAGGCATTAGACATTTTAGCAAGAGCTGCAAAAGGCAGCATGCGCGATGCTTTGAGTTTACTTGACCAGGCTATTGCCAGTTGCAACAATGACTTGAATGCTCAAGAAGTAAAGTCCATTTTAGGCTATACACATCAAGATTACGCAATCCAATTATTACACAGTCTAGCCGTGTTAAATCCTCAACAGCTTATTCAGATTTGCAGGCAAATTGCTGCCGAAGGCGGTCATTTCCGTTACGTACTTGATGAACTTCTTAATCATCTGCATCAACTCACTATTTGTCAGCATCTCTCAGATGATAACCCCTTAATCAATATCGAACCGCAAATTAAAGTACTGGCTAATCAATTTAGCCCTGAAGATATCCAGCTATTTTATCAAATTGGTATCAAAGGTTCTGAGGAAATGCATTTGGCACCAACATTAGCCATCGGTTTCGAAATGGTATTATTGCGAATGTTAACCTTTAGACCAGCTCCAGCAGCAGATAAGCCAATGCTTACCTATGAGATGATCAAAAATACAAAACCTATGGAGCAAAACAGCGTAAATTCTTCTTCACCTGGCGTAAGCGATCCGGTTAATCAGACGAATGTCTCTATGCAAGAGCAACCAGAAGTTAATCTCATAGCTACAGAAGAAAAGGAAAACACCCTTGCAAAAGTGTTGGATTGGGGGCAAGTCTTAAGTCAGCTTAACTTAACTGGTATAGCACAGAATGCAGCTGAAAACGCCGAACTCATAGAAAAATCGGGGCGAAATATCATTCTTCGCGTAGCAAAAGGCCATCGATCGCTATTTACACCGGCTGTTACTGGCCGTATTGAACAAGCCTTAACAACTTATTTTAAAGAAACAATTAAAATTGCGCTTAATAGTGATGAAGCAGTATATTCATCCCCTGCGCAACAAAAACAAATTTTGCAAAATCAACGGCAACAGGAGGCAGAGGTTTCTTTGCAGCAAGATCCATTTTTTCAGCAATTAAAACAAGAGTTCGCAGCCGAATTGGTCAAAAACTCTATTGCGCCTGTTAAAGATGAATTATAA
- a CDS encoding SRPBCC family protein, with translation METFYVDPDIEKASTLPTHFYTSPDWFEQSKEKIFAKTWQFCLSTEALKLSGQLVPFTLLPGLLDEPLLFVRDELETLHCLSNVCTHRGNILVDAPCTAQKIRCTYHGRRFNLCGELQHMPEFEKTKDFPTSKDNLSQVPFDCLEPFIFASLSPRMSFQEVFADIKERLFWFPMKDMRLDVNRSRDYLVKAHWALYCENYLEALHIPFVHHSLRKVIDCGTYTTERYRYCNLQLALANDGEESFELPKDAMDYGKRVAAYYYWIFPNTMLNFYPWGCSVNVVKPLAPDLTKVTFLPYVLDPTKLGKGAGGELDKVEREDEAVVESVQKGIRSRFYDTGRFSPTKEQGTHHFQRLLCEFLND, from the coding sequence ATGGAAACGTTTTATGTTGACCCTGATATTGAGAAAGCATCGACCCTCCCAACACATTTCTATACCTCTCCAGATTGGTTTGAACAATCAAAAGAAAAGATATTCGCTAAAACATGGCAATTCTGTTTAAGTACAGAAGCTTTGAAATTAAGTGGACAACTTGTTCCTTTTACCTTACTTCCAGGTTTACTGGATGAGCCTTTACTATTTGTTCGTGATGAACTAGAGACTTTACACTGTTTAAGTAATGTTTGCACACACCGAGGCAATATTCTGGTTGATGCCCCCTGTACAGCACAAAAAATAAGATGTACATATCATGGTCGCAGATTCAATCTCTGTGGTGAGTTGCAGCATATGCCTGAGTTTGAAAAAACGAAAGATTTCCCTACCTCGAAGGATAATCTTTCCCAAGTGCCTTTCGATTGTTTAGAGCCGTTTATTTTTGCATCTTTATCTCCTCGCATGTCTTTCCAGGAGGTATTTGCAGATATCAAGGAACGCCTTTTTTGGTTTCCTATGAAGGACATGCGCTTGGATGTCAATCGTTCGCGGGATTATCTGGTAAAAGCTCACTGGGCTTTATATTGCGAAAATTACTTGGAAGCTTTACATATCCCTTTTGTGCATCATTCATTAAGAAAAGTTATCGATTGCGGCACTTATACTACCGAGCGTTATCGCTATTGTAATTTACAGTTAGCTCTAGCCAATGATGGAGAAGAAAGCTTTGAACTGCCTAAAGATGCCATGGATTATGGAAAACGGGTGGCGGCTTATTATTACTGGATATTCCCAAACACCATGCTCAATTTCTATCCTTGGGGATGTTCAGTTAATGTGGTAAAACCACTTGCACCTGATTTAACCAAGGTTACATTTTTGCCTTACGTGCTTGACCCAACTAAATTGGGGAAAGGCGCTGGAGGTGAGCTTGATAAGGTCGAACGTGAAGATGAAGCTGTTGTAGAGTCTGTTCAAAAGGGGATCCGCTCCCGATTTTATGACACTGGTCGATTCTCACCAACAAAAGAACAGGGGACGCATCATTTCCAGCGCCTATTGTGTGAATTCCTTAATGATTAA
- a CDS encoding amino acid permease, with the protein MKEEPQERSLQRKLNARMLSMITLGGSIGTGIFLGSGNALSIAGPGGTMLAYFIMGLLVYALMSGLGEMAAFMPTSGSFSVYAAKFVDPSLGYALAWNYWYSWAITIASEIAASSLVMQFWFPGSSPLIWCAAFLIFTVGFNAISTRVFGEAEYWLSFLKVSVIILFIIAGSAMILGATNYQPVGFQYWTIGDAPFHGGWVGIISAFMVAGFSFQGTELLGIAAGESQDPSKHVAQAVKLVFWRILLFFILSLFVISLLIPYTSTQLMHADVIMSPFTLVFKQYNQASAATFMNIVILIAILSTANSGLYVASRMLWHMAKERHAPRIFSKVNKRGVPLYALVATSCVAMLAFLSSLFGNGLVYFWLLNAGSLSGFIAWMGIAVSHYRFRKAYVHQGKDLSKLPYVAKGYPYTSLCALGLCLMIIGGQNYAAFMSQHIDWYGLLISYIGLPLFLVVWLGHKWIRKTKMIHLVECEFDL; encoded by the coding sequence ATGAAGGAGGAGCCTCAAGAACGTTCATTACAGCGCAAGCTTAATGCACGCATGCTAAGTATGATCACCCTTGGGGGCTCGATAGGCACGGGTATCTTTTTAGGAAGTGGTAATGCACTATCTATAGCAGGTCCTGGTGGGACCATGCTTGCTTATTTTATTATGGGGCTTTTGGTTTATGCACTGATGAGTGGTCTAGGTGAAATGGCGGCATTTATGCCCACGTCTGGCTCTTTCTCGGTGTATGCTGCAAAGTTTGTCGATCCATCCTTAGGTTATGCCCTGGCATGGAACTATTGGTACAGTTGGGCCATCACGATCGCCTCCGAAATCGCAGCCTCCTCTTTAGTGATGCAGTTCTGGTTTCCTGGAAGTTCGCCACTGATTTGGTGTGCAGCATTTTTAATCTTTACTGTCGGCTTTAACGCTATATCGACTCGAGTTTTTGGTGAAGCTGAGTATTGGCTTTCATTTTTGAAAGTATCGGTAATCATTCTTTTCATTATTGCTGGCTCTGCCATGATTTTAGGAGCAACCAATTACCAGCCAGTAGGCTTTCAATACTGGACAATTGGAGATGCGCCCTTTCATGGTGGTTGGGTTGGTATCATCAGCGCCTTTATGGTCGCTGGTTTTTCATTTCAGGGAACAGAATTACTTGGTATTGCCGCCGGTGAAAGCCAGGATCCGAGTAAACATGTTGCGCAAGCAGTCAAATTGGTGTTTTGGCGAATCTTATTATTTTTTATTTTATCTCTCTTTGTCATTAGTCTTTTAATTCCTTATACCTCAACGCAATTGATGCACGCCGATGTAATCATGAGTCCTTTCACCCTCGTGTTTAAACAATATAACCAAGCTTCGGCAGCTACATTCATGAACATTGTGATCCTTATCGCTATCCTGTCAACAGCCAATTCTGGTCTTTATGTGGCAAGCAGAATGCTTTGGCATATGGCGAAAGAAAGGCATGCGCCGCGGATTTTTTCTAAAGTGAACAAACGAGGCGTACCGCTCTATGCTTTGGTGGCAACGAGCTGTGTAGCCATGTTGGCGTTTTTATCTTCCTTATTCGGCAATGGATTGGTTTATTTTTGGCTACTAAATGCAGGAAGTCTTTCAGGTTTCATAGCCTGGATGGGCATCGCTGTTAGCCACTATCGCTTTCGTAAGGCCTATGTTCACCAAGGAAAGGATCTCAGTAAACTCCCTTACGTGGCCAAAGGTTACCCTTATACTTCCCTATGTGCATTGGGACTATGTCTAATGATTATCGGTGGTCAGAACTATGCCGCTTTTATGAGTCAACATATTGATTGGTATGGTTTGCTTATCTCATATATAGGTTTGCCGCTTTTTCTGGTTGTGTGGCTTGGCCATAAGTGGATTCGGAAGACAAAAATGATTCATTTAGTAGAATGTGAGTTCGATCTTTGA
- a CDS encoding profilin, producing MRLHITTMIAIACFIAEPIMARECNLPNEWQRLCPILQTRVAQKTHKMKLQESEAQSLEHYLQTVHFNFLYLSQLQILMPKTTTELLIATYRRGLNKNEAEKMADYLMEQVKFYKFKNLSAFDNNTSHIIGREWYEIDYSGENMTWQKQKQKYAPYGISNFKSLECLKKFFPVESKLPYFNKIYQPMNSR from the coding sequence ATGAGATTACACATCACTACTATGATAGCTATAGCTTGTTTCATTGCAGAACCAATCATGGCCAGGGAATGTAACTTACCAAACGAATGGCAAAGATTATGTCCTATTTTACAAACTAGAGTGGCTCAAAAGACTCATAAAATGAAATTACAGGAATCGGAAGCGCAATCATTAGAACATTATTTACAAACCGTGCATTTTAATTTTTTGTACTTGTCTCAATTACAAATCCTAATGCCCAAAACCACAACCGAATTACTCATTGCAACTTATAGGAGGGGTTTAAATAAGAATGAAGCTGAAAAAATGGCAGATTATTTAATGGAACAAGTTAAATTTTATAAATTTAAAAATCTCTCTGCTTTTGATAACAATACCTCCCATATCATAGGACGTGAATGGTATGAAATTGACTATTCGGGCGAAAACATGACTTGGCAAAAACAAAAGCAAAAATACGCTCCTTATGGAATATCTAATTTTAAGTCCTTGGAATGCCTTAAAAAATTCTTCCCAGTGGAATCAAAGCTTCCTTATTTCAATAAAATATACCAACCAATGAATTCACGGTGA
- a CDS encoding alpha/beta fold hydrolase, whose product MTIITKNSILKFRYFDFKKIIRSLIKRVNLKPCYLLIPGPWLKEINSSSLVIAAEEDIITLPTESEELAKMLPDATFTLIPGAHSSPIEQSQKINQLILQFCS is encoded by the coding sequence GTGACTATAATAACAAAAAATAGTATATTGAAATTTCGTTATTTTGACTTTAAGAAAATCATTCGATCGCTGATCAAGCGCGTCAATTTAAAGCCTTGTTATCTTTTGATTCCAGGGCCCTGGCTTAAAGAAATTAATTCATCATCCCTCGTTATTGCAGCCGAAGAAGATATCATTACTTTACCGACAGAAAGCGAGGAACTGGCTAAGATGCTGCCCGATGCCACGTTCACGTTGATTCCCGGCGCTCATTCAAGTCCAATAGAACAATCACAGAAGATCAATCAATTGATATTGCAGTTTTGCTCATAA
- a CDS encoding gamma carbonic anhydrase family protein, producing the protein MHNIRTFEDKHPTIGERVYIDPQATVIGDVKLGQDVSVWPTAVIRGDVNAISIGEACNIQDGAILHVTHDGPYTPGGEPLILGKGITVGHRAILHACHIEDYCLIGINTVVLDKVYVEHHVMIAAGSLIPPGKHLQSGYLYLGNPARAIRPLTEEELAHLEYSAQHYVRLKNKYL; encoded by the coding sequence ATGCATAACATACGCACATTTGAGGATAAACACCCCACCATTGGTGAACGTGTTTATATTGATCCACAAGCAACTGTCATCGGAGATGTCAAACTAGGACAAGACGTGTCTGTTTGGCCCACAGCCGTGATTCGAGGTGATGTAAATGCGATCTCGATAGGCGAAGCCTGCAATATTCAGGATGGAGCCATCTTGCATGTGACCCATGATGGTCCTTATACACCAGGCGGTGAGCCGCTTATTCTTGGAAAAGGAATAACCGTTGGTCATAGGGCGATTTTGCATGCTTGTCATATAGAAGATTACTGTTTGATTGGTATCAATACAGTTGTTTTGGATAAAGTTTACGTTGAACATCACGTTATGATAGCCGCAGGCAGCTTAATCCCTCCAGGAAAACATCTGCAGAGCGGTTATCTATATCTTGGCAATCCAGCGCGTGCAATCAGACCACTAACTGAGGAAGAGTTAGCTCACTTAGAATATTCTGCGCAACATTATGTGAGACTTAAAAATAAATATTTATAA
- the gorA gene encoding glutathione-disulfide reductase — METMKFDLLVLGGGSGGIASAVRAARHGANVAVIEEKHLGGTCVNLGCVPKKVMFNASAVAEILAKSPDYGFRPVDIALDWPVLVGRRNTYIERLREIYAKRFDEYKMTYLHGTGIFVDAKTVDVGGTHYQADHIIIATGSEPLLPNDLLGIEYVIDSDGFFSLAARPNRIAIIGSGYIGVELAGVLHNLGAETHLLIRGARPLTRFDSMLGDTLLEIMQQQGIKAHLNHQAHSIILQQDNRKTIKCKDGSILSDFDTVIAAVGRSPRTFDLNLDAIGVAKSKRGLITVDKYQNTSIPGIYAIGDVTDAPALTPVAIAAGRRLSDRLFGGQADAHLNYENICSVIFSHPPIGSVGLSEEEAIAKFGENEIKVYRTRFNPMFDALSEEKTPTAMKLVTVGKDEKIIGLHVIGYGADEMLQGFGVAVKMGACKRDFDNTVAIHPTSAEEFVTMV, encoded by the coding sequence ATTGAAACGATGAAATTTGACTTGCTCGTTTTAGGCGGTGGTAGTGGTGGCATTGCCAGCGCGGTGCGTGCTGCTCGTCATGGGGCTAATGTCGCCGTTATTGAAGAAAAACATTTAGGAGGCACTTGTGTAAATCTTGGTTGTGTCCCCAAAAAAGTGATGTTTAATGCCTCTGCGGTTGCTGAAATATTGGCTAAGTCTCCTGACTATGGTTTTCGCCCAGTAGATATTGCATTGGATTGGCCTGTGCTGGTTGGCCGTCGTAACACCTATATTGAAAGATTACGTGAAATCTATGCGAAGCGTTTTGATGAATACAAGATGACCTATCTACATGGTACAGGCATTTTTGTGGATGCTAAAACGGTTGATGTTGGTGGAACGCATTACCAGGCGGATCATATCATTATCGCGACTGGAAGCGAGCCACTGCTTCCAAATGATCTGTTAGGTATCGAATATGTTATCGACTCTGATGGCTTTTTCTCTCTCGCTGCAAGACCCAATAGGATCGCAATCATTGGCAGTGGGTATATTGGCGTTGAATTAGCAGGTGTATTGCATAACTTGGGAGCCGAAACACATCTTCTTATTCGTGGTGCTCGTCCCTTGACTCGCTTCGACTCCATGTTAGGTGATACCCTTCTAGAAATCATGCAACAACAAGGAATTAAAGCTCATCTCAATCACCAAGCCCATAGCATTATCTTACAGCAAGACAATCGTAAAACGATTAAATGTAAAGACGGTTCCATTCTTTCTGATTTCGATACGGTGATTGCAGCTGTAGGACGATCTCCGCGCACCTTTGATTTAAATTTGGACGCTATCGGAGTGGCGAAGAGCAAAAGAGGGTTGATAACAGTTGATAAGTATCAAAACACCTCCATTCCAGGCATTTACGCCATTGGTGACGTCACCGATGCACCAGCACTAACTCCAGTTGCAATAGCCGCTGGGCGCAGGCTTTCTGATCGTCTTTTTGGCGGGCAAGCAGATGCTCATTTGAATTATGAGAACATTTGCTCTGTCATTTTTAGTCATCCACCCATAGGATCTGTCGGTTTAAGCGAAGAAGAAGCGATTGCTAAATTTGGTGAAAATGAAATTAAAGTATACCGAACACGATTTAATCCAATGTTTGATGCACTTAGTGAAGAGAAAACACCAACAGCAATGAAACTCGTAACGGTAGGCAAAGACGAAAAAATCATTGGCCTGCATGTGATTGGTTATGGTGCCGATGAAATGCTACAGGGTTTTGGTGTTGCTGTTAAAATGGGCGCCTGTAAGCGTGATTTTGATAACACAGTTGCCATTCATCCGACCAGTGCTGAAGAATTTGTAACCATGGTATAA
- a CDS encoding HlyD family secretion protein produces MKGLLLVTLWSLFITACDNWKGRHYQGYVEGENVYLASPNSGDLTQLFVHRGEQVKKGQALFQLDPNPQVLIVRQDEARLLEAQKLLNDLEKPRRNPEIAAIKAQIEQTDARLKLAQIRVHRMQELYNKQAIDKDSLDAAIANYKEQQHLKAQYESNLELARLGSRDEQIKAQQAEVISLAAKVNESKWQLAQKKIYAPADGYIYDTYYRVGEFVGSQQPVLSLLPPENIRIEFFVPVDVLPQLHRGQKIQFDCYGCSYSGTAIITYISPEAEYVPPLVYSRENDDKLVFRIKARIEQPDKFKPGQPVTVILP; encoded by the coding sequence ATGAAGGGATTGCTGCTCGTTACCCTATGGTCTCTCTTTATTACTGCTTGTGATAACTGGAAGGGGCGCCATTATCAAGGCTATGTTGAAGGAGAAAACGTTTATCTAGCATCCCCTAATTCGGGGGATTTGACGCAATTGTTTGTACATCGCGGCGAGCAAGTAAAAAAAGGACAAGCGTTATTTCAACTTGATCCGAATCCCCAAGTACTCATTGTTAGACAAGATGAAGCAAGATTGCTGGAGGCTCAAAAATTACTGAATGATTTAGAAAAGCCGCGTCGTAACCCTGAGATTGCGGCAATTAAGGCACAAATAGAACAAACGGATGCCAGGTTGAAGCTCGCACAGATTAGAGTTCATCGCATGCAAGAACTTTATAACAAACAAGCGATAGACAAGGATTCACTCGATGCCGCAATAGCAAATTACAAAGAACAACAACATCTTAAAGCGCAATACGAATCAAATCTAGAGTTAGCAAGACTTGGAAGCCGTGATGAGCAAATCAAAGCGCAACAAGCTGAAGTAATTTCACTTGCTGCTAAAGTGAATGAGTCGAAATGGCAACTGGCACAAAAGAAAATTTATGCCCCTGCAGATGGCTACATTTATGATACGTATTATCGTGTCGGTGAATTCGTCGGATCACAGCAACCCGTTTTATCTTTATTGCCACCAGAGAATATAAGGATCGAGTTCTTTGTGCCCGTTGATGTTTTGCCCCAATTGCATCGAGGCCAAAAAATCCAGTTTGATTGCTATGGTTGTTCTTATTCTGGCACCGCCATCATTACCTATATTTCTCCTGAAGCAGAATATGTTCCGCCCCTCGTTTATAGCCGAGAAAATGATGATAAATTGGTTTTCAGGATAAAGGCGCGAATCGAACAACCTGATAAATTTAAACCTGGCCAACCTGTAACGGTAATTTTGCCATGA
- a CDS encoding ABC transporter ATP-binding protein, with protein MSHAVIDVHNLRKSFDGKVAVNDIALCVKKGEVFGFLGPNGSGKTTTIRMLCGLLTPDAGEGTCLGYNILTESEKIKLHVGYMTQKFSFYTDLSIEENLNFIARVYNVDNRKARVHSALEDLGLVHRRRQLTGQLSGGWKQRVALAACLLHQPDLLLLDEPTAGVDPIARREFWDKIHGLSEQGITTLVSTHYMDEAERCTNLAYLAYGDLLVSGSIKDVIAKTNLYTWEITGDVTTTLLQQIKELKGVTQAALFGNKIHISGYDQRLVESELKVLVKNKSLICQAIEPTLEDAFISLVKKSEGEIG; from the coding sequence ATGAGTCATGCTGTAATTGACGTTCACAACTTACGTAAGTCCTTTGACGGCAAGGTCGCCGTTAATGATATTGCCTTGTGTGTTAAGAAAGGAGAGGTCTTTGGTTTTTTAGGTCCGAATGGTAGTGGCAAGACGACTACTATTCGCATGTTATGTGGGCTTTTGACTCCAGATGCAGGTGAGGGCACCTGCTTGGGGTACAACATTCTTACGGAATCAGAAAAAATAAAGCTGCACGTGGGTTATATGACACAAAAGTTTAGTTTCTACACGGACTTGAGCATTGAGGAAAACCTAAACTTTATTGCTCGGGTTTATAACGTTGATAACAGAAAAGCACGTGTGCACAGTGCATTGGAAGATTTGGGTTTGGTTCATCGACGAAGGCAACTGACAGGACAACTTTCTGGTGGTTGGAAACAGCGTGTTGCGCTGGCGGCCTGTTTATTACATCAGCCAGACCTATTACTCTTAGATGAACCAACTGCGGGTGTGGACCCGATTGCTCGACGGGAGTTTTGGGATAAGATTCATGGATTAAGTGAACAGGGAATCACAACGTTGGTTTCTACTCATTATATGGATGAGGCAGAGCGTTGTACCAATTTAGCCTATCTTGCCTATGGGGATCTGTTGGTTTCTGGGTCTATTAAAGATGTCATTGCCAAAACAAACTTATACACCTGGGAAATTACAGGTGATGTGACCACCACTTTATTACAACAAATAAAGGAATTAAAAGGAGTCACTCAGGCTGCACTGTTCGGGAATAAGATTCATATTTCAGGCTATGATCAACGCTTGGTAGAGTCAGAGTTAAAGGTATTAGTCAAAAATAAATCTCTCATTTGCCAAGCAATAGAACCTACCTTAGAAGACGCTTTTATTAGTCTTGTAAAGAAATCGGAGGGGGAAATCGGTTGA